A window of the Hippoglossus stenolepis isolate QCI-W04-F060 chromosome 8, HSTE1.2, whole genome shotgun sequence genome harbors these coding sequences:
- the si:dkeyp-69b9.6 gene encoding uncharacterized protein si:dkeyp-69b9.6 isoform X1 — MFQFGKYNLDIIEMLSGHQAHQFKGLGLDRQLQHQQQVQLHQHQLQQQQQQQAESSGALLSGLGLGPLQGSRGNAFSDSASIFAKMSAPPPPPLQQQPSSSQSSRSKSSKMSSSSSSHSSGYPQFLRSFHPSEAALAQEQLHPSVGRFEHFAGGSSSSGSAGGLGGLVTSAPPPPPPLHPGLSVPQASPGPSSSSPSPSTSVATSNNPSSSSAVSSLGHQLVGAQSDARSLHQQFSCMLAANQYFLSGVPANASLEQFLVQQGTHNHLGIGLSQTGGEPSTSLAPPPALHSSHSHSHSSSQPQQPPLQQQQLPPHALSHPHSHSHPHHPLHPGPQPSSLSGFDFQGIPVLSSNQIASLMQQEAGLPLHLPLHLSLCKDDGKGESTGGGSSSSGSHSSRRKKAMAGYLPQRKSENNSNSSSSHGHSSHSNPSASSNGGLSHGQPPALIGSGVGMSNMGGDPSSLLASSSSSSSVVSSSSSSAPSSTAASVLVTNDSHHSKSDNQGLLQPNPTESDTEPLYSCGECAKSFPHLSSLRRHLRMHEPTTAGSNNSTNTGPNPIHIKAQDQTQSDPSLPHSTQETIQPSSNSCSSPDKVFHCPDCSKAFKKKGHLLQHGVLHSTARPYGCSTCSRAFNRRESLTRHEKIHEEKPFRCPACGRAFRESTSLLNHAASGTCGKPGRGPKQRGSKTGTDGEERVGGGGGGGGGGNGGGGTYQSNRGVIYGKTEEEDGVIIVGEGEPKSGLGCDGLFQSGRGGNSNERDRTDGKYPTDYSRNRYTGYHDDHRSQGNPSPCYSGASPCGSGMAGPALRKAPLAPTLHPHSQSHSQHHHPQQQPHLPLSSLLDDSEDDVTSSVNNAISAITAASNSGNRGDDRGDIIGGLLGGLGLGPLGAPSSTSGMDKNFRGAGSQEAMSSNPQNPTSKPKRPRKPRAKKDPAAGGQPPKRRQYTPRMGPSGLPRTHLCSVCGKGFARRETLRRHDRIHTGEKPHHCTVCGKYFREAFHLSKHQTVHSGAKNYKCSICGKEFGYSQSLRRHSKLHQKGELEEVPTTPAPENLNSFNPNPQCSVAQERSQNQAPSTSSYYSYSQDVKPQDTNPQPQPPPPPQPQPPPPPRLYTCAICWKSFRHHFHLTAHHQTVHEGGGEKLFCCEVCGKAFAYSNSLTRHRQSQHGMTRADTSNPQEGSSGSGDNRGGSDVNQSTSESEAATNVLLQLAPSTEGHGGQSLSVVTHSHQQAPPQPPGGYSPLFYDAAAAQPSASNAPSYSQPLPPNSTIMPPHHPHSPAGVKGEHIYPAGSRSRTLHTTAPFQPLTELPSTEHHHLHHHHHHSHHHLHHQSDTQSHQHLDCSNQLSHDDMRRFKKKKKKSDRRDWRENKWESQDLVRYDGSKKKRKISCTIRGQLNKKQGSLRLTIRRGGGSGGGGYKLVNTGGMKVQILSSLKVPVKRFGCPICPNSVFSRKAGLLVHMAVKHSQKVSTTQERLSCSVCGKQSHRPLAAFVHRASHRAKGTFSCRRCSARFWNATLLHRHKVSCRRRAKGLQRGDDKMLRLSKRPGEREAFQGQEEMPLLQEPYRY; from the coding sequence ACAACAACAGCCTTCTTCATCTCAAAGCTCTCGTTCAAAGTCAAGCaagatgagcagcagcagctcaagcCATTCTTCAGGCTACCCACAGTTCCTGCGCTCTTTCCACCCGTCTGAGGCAGCACTAGCACAGGAGCAGTTACACCCAAGTGTAGGCCGCTTTGAGCACTTTGCTGGGGGAAGTAGCAGTAGTGGGAGTGCTGGGGGATTAGGAGGATTAGTAACATCAgcacctccaccccctcctcctctgcatccTGGCCTCTCTGTCCCCCAAGCATCACCtggtccctcctcctcctctccttctccttcaacCTCTGTGGCCACCTCTAATAACCCCTCTAGCAGCAGTGCAGTCAGCTCTTTGGGACACCAGTTAGTTGGGGCCCAGTCTGATGCACGGAGCCTTCACCAACAATTTAGTTGCATGTTAGCTGCTAATCAGTATTTCCTTTCTGGGGTCCCTGCTAATGCTAGTTTAGAGCAATTTCTTGTTCAACAGGGAACCCATAATCACTTAGGCATTGGTTTAAGTCAGACTGGTGGGGAACCTAGTACTAGCCTCGCTCCGCCTCCTGCTTTGCATTCCTCTCACTCACATAGCCACTCTTCTAGCCAGCCACAGCAGCctcccctgcagcagcagcagcttccaccTCACGCCCTTTCTCACCCTCACTCTCATTCTCATCCTCACCACCCGCTTCACCCAGGCCCCCAACCCTCATCACTCAGTGGCTTTGACTTTCAGGGCATCCCTGTACTTTCTTCAAATCAGATAGCTTCTCTAATGCAGCAGGAAGCAGGTTTGCCCCTCCATCTCCCCCTTCATTTATCCTTATGTAAGGACGATGGTAAAGGGGAAAGTACTGGAGGTGGAAGTAGTAGCAGTGGTAGCCACAGCAGTAGAAGAAAGAAAGCTATGGCTGGTTATTTGCCACAGAGAAAATCCGAAAACAATAGtaatagcagcagcagccacggGCACAGCAGCCACAGTAATCCCAGTGCTAGTAGTAATGGAGGACTAAGTCATGGTCAGCCACCAGCTTTAATTGGGAGTGGGGTTGGTATGTCAAATATGGGTGGAGACCCATCCTCCCTTCTtgcttcatcatcttcatcctcatccgtagtttcttcctcctcctcctctgcacccTCTTCCACTGCTGCCTCAGTACTGGTTACTAATGATTCTCACCATTCTAAATCTGATAACCAGGGCTTATTGCAGCCCAACCCCACAGAGTCAGACACAGAGCCCCTTTATAGCTGTGGGGAGTGTGCCAAAAGCTTTCCTCACCTTTCAAGCCTTCGCAGGCACTTACGCATGCATGAGCCAACCACAGCAGGTTCTAACAATAGTACCAATACTGGGCCAAACCCTATTCACATTAAAGCACAGGATCAAACACAGTCTGACCCAAGCCTTCCCCATTCGACCCAAGAAACTATCCAACCCTCATCCAATTCTTGTTCTAGCCCAGACAAAGTATTTCATTGCCCTGATTGTAGCAAAGCCTTTAAGAAAAAAGGGCACCTCCTGCAACATGGAGTTTTACACTCTACAGCCCGCCCATatggctgctccacctgctctcGGGCTTTTAATCGTAGAGAGTCACTGACACGCCATGAGAAGATACATGAGGAAAAGCCTTTCCGATGTCCCGCCTGTGGCCGTGCCTTCCGTGAGAGCACATCTCTTCTCAACCATGCTGCCTCAGGCACCTGCGGCAAGCCAGGTAGGGGACCTAAACAACGGGGCAGCAAGACAGGAACTGATGGTGAGGAGAGAgttgggggaggaggtggaggaggtggaggaggtaaTGGAGGAGGGGGGACTTATCAGAGCAATAGAGGGGTTATTTATGGGAAAactgaggaagaagatggtgTTATCATTGTGGGGGAAGGAGAACCAAAATCAGGTTTAGGATGTGATGGTCTGTTTCAGTCTGGAAGGGGAGGGAATTCAAATGAAAGGGACAGAACAGATGGTAAATACCCCACTGACTACTCTCGGAATCGTTACACAGGCTACCATGATGACCACCGTTCTCAAGGTAATCCATCTCCATGCTACTCTGGTGCCTCCCCCTGTGGAAGTGGGATGGCGGGCCCAGCTCTGAGAAAGGCACCCTTGGCCCCAACACTGCATCCACATTCACAGAGCCACAGCCAGCACCACCATCCTCAGCAACAGCCCCACCTGCCCCTTTCTTCTCTACTGGATGACTCAGAGGATGATGTCACTAGCTCTGTCAATAATGCAATCTCTGCTATAACAGCAGCTAGTAACAGTGGAAATAGAGGGGATGATAGGGGAGACATCATAGGAGGTCTGCTAGGTGGTCTTGGTTTAGGTCCTTTGGGCGCACCTTCATCCACCTCTGGTATGGATAAGAATTTCAGAGGTGCAGGGAGCCAGGAGGCTATGAGCAGCAACCCACAGAATCCTACTTCCAAACCAAAACGTCCGCGTAAACCCAGAGCTAAGAAAGATCCTGCAGCTGGTGGACAGCCCCCCAAGCGTAGGCAGTACACCCCCAGAATGGGGCCCAGTGGGCTCCCACGCACTCACCTCTGCAGTGTCTGTGGTAAGGGATTTGCACGCCGTGAGACCTTACGCAGGCATGACCGCATCCATACTGGAGAAAAGCCCCATCACTGCACTGTTTGTGGAAAGTATTTCAGAGAGGCTTTTCACCTTAGCAAGCATCAAACAGTCCACTCTGGGGCAAAGAATTACAAATGCAGCATTTGTGGCAAAGAGTTTGGTTACTCCCAGAGCCTGAGGAGGCACAGCAAACTCCACCAGAAAGGGGAGCTGGAAGAGGTGCCCACAACACCAGCTCCGGAGAACCTTAACAGCTTTAACCCAAACCCTCAATGTAGCGTGGCCCAAGAAAGGAGCCAGAACCAAGCACCAAGCACCTCCTCCTATTACTCCTACTCTCAAGATGTCAAGCCTCAAGACACCAACCCCCAGCCACagcctccacccccaccccaaccacaacccccacctccacctcgaCTGTACACCTGTGCTATATGTTGGAAGTCTTTCCGCCATCATTTCCATCTGACTGCTCACCACCAGACGGTTCATGAAGGCGGGGGTGAAAAGCTCTTCTGCTGTGAGGTATGTGGGAAAGCATTTGCCTACTCCAATAGCCTCACAAGACATAGGCAGTCACAGCATGGGATGACCCGTGCTGATACGTCTAACCCACAAGAAGGCAGTAGTGGGTCTGGAGACAACCGAGGTGGGAGTGATGTTAATCAGTCAACATCAGAGAGCGAGGCTGCCACCAATGTCCTGCTACAGCTGGCTCCTTCCACAGAGGGTCATGGAGGGCAGAGTCTCAGTGTTGTGACTCATAGCCACCAACAGGCACCCCCACAACCTCCAGGTGGTTACTCCCCTCTCTTTTATGATGCTGCAGCAGCCCAGCCTTCAGCCTCAAATGCTCCATCTTATTCGCAGCCTCTGCCTCCAAACTCCACAATCATGCCCCCACACCACCCACATTCCCCAGCTGGGGTGAAAGGAGAGCACATATACCCAGCTGGATCCCGTAGCCGTACCCTTCACACCACAGCCCCGTTCCAGCCCCTTACAGAACTGCCCTCTACTGAACATCATCATCtgcatcaccatcatcatcactcccaccatcatctccatcatcagTCAGACACCCAGTCCCACCAACACCTTGACTGCAGCAACCAGTTATCACACGATGATATGAGACGattcaagaagaaaaaaaaaaagtccgaCAGGAGAGATTGGAGGGAAAATAAATGGGAATCCCAAGATTTAGTCAGATATGATGGAagcaaaaagaagagaaagataaGTTGTACAATAAGAGGGCAGTTGAATAAAAAGCAAGGCTCTCTTCGTTTGACAATTAGGCGTGGAGGAGGATCAGGTGGTGGTGGGTACAAGCTTGTCAACACTGGGGGGATGAAGGTGCAGATCCTGTCATCTCTCAAAGTCCCTGTGAAACGTTTTGGCTGTCCTATATGCCCCAATTCTGTGTTTTCCCGCAAAGCGGGACTTCTAGTCCACATGGCAGTTAAACATTCACAAAAAGTCTCGACCACTCAGGAGCGACTGAGCTGCAGTGTATGTGGGAAGCAGTCTCACAGGCCCTTGGCGGCCTTCGTCCATCGGGCCTCCCATCGTGCCAAAGGGACTTTCTCCTGTCGACGCTGCTCTGCTCGCTTCTGGAATGCTACACTTCTCCACAGGCACAAGGTGTCCTGCCGCCGCAGGGCTAAAGGACTGCAGCGAGGTGATGATAAGATGCTTAGGCTTTCAAAAagaccaggagagagagaggccttcCAGGGTCAGGAGGAGATGCCACTCCTACAGGAACCATACAGATACTGA
- the si:dkeyp-69b9.6 gene encoding zinc finger protein 865 isoform X3: MFQFGKYNLDIIEMLSGHQAHQFKGLGLDRQLQHQQQVQLHQHQLQQQQQQQAESSGALLSGLGLGPLQGSRGYHDDHRSQGNPSPCYSGASPCGSGMAGPALRKAPLAPTLHPHSQSHSQHHHPQQQPHLPLSSLLDDSEDDVTSSVNNAISAITAASNSGNRGDDRGDIIGGLLGGLGLGPLGAPSSTSGMDKNFRGAGSQEAMSSNPQNPTSKPKRPRKPRAKKDPAAGGQPPKRRQYTPRMGPSGLPRTHLCSVCGKGFARRETLRRHDRIHTGEKPHHCTVCGKYFREAFHLSKHQTVHSGAKNYKCSICGKEFGYSQSLRRHSKLHQKGELEEVPTTPAPENLNSFNPNPQCSVAQERSQNQAPSTSSYYSYSQDVKPQDTNPQPQPPPPPQPQPPPPPRLYTCAICWKSFRHHFHLTAHHQTVHEGGGEKLFCCEVCGKAFAYSNSLTRHRQSQHGMTRADTSNPQEGSSGSGDNRGGSDVNQSTSESEAATNVLLQLAPSTEGHGGQSLSVVTHSHQQAPPQPPGGYSPLFYDAAAAQPSASNAPSYSQPLPPNSTIMPPHHPHSPAGVKGEHIYPAGSRSRTLHTTAPFQPLTELPSTEHHHLHHHHHHSHHHLHHQSDTQSHQHLDCSNQLSHDDMRRFKKKKKKSDRRDWRENKWESQDLVRYDGSKKKRKISCTIRGQLNKKQGSLRLTIRRGGGSGGGGYKLVNTGGMKVQILSSLKVPVKRFGCPICPNSVFSRKAGLLVHMAVKHSQKVSTTQERLSCSVCGKQSHRPLAAFVHRASHRAKGTFSCRRCSARFWNATLLHRHKVSCRRRAKGLQRGDDKMLRLSKRPGEREAFQGQEEMPLLQEPYRY, from the coding sequence GCTACCATGATGACCACCGTTCTCAAGGTAATCCATCTCCATGCTACTCTGGTGCCTCCCCCTGTGGAAGTGGGATGGCGGGCCCAGCTCTGAGAAAGGCACCCTTGGCCCCAACACTGCATCCACATTCACAGAGCCACAGCCAGCACCACCATCCTCAGCAACAGCCCCACCTGCCCCTTTCTTCTCTACTGGATGACTCAGAGGATGATGTCACTAGCTCTGTCAATAATGCAATCTCTGCTATAACAGCAGCTAGTAACAGTGGAAATAGAGGGGATGATAGGGGAGACATCATAGGAGGTCTGCTAGGTGGTCTTGGTTTAGGTCCTTTGGGCGCACCTTCATCCACCTCTGGTATGGATAAGAATTTCAGAGGTGCAGGGAGCCAGGAGGCTATGAGCAGCAACCCACAGAATCCTACTTCCAAACCAAAACGTCCGCGTAAACCCAGAGCTAAGAAAGATCCTGCAGCTGGTGGACAGCCCCCCAAGCGTAGGCAGTACACCCCCAGAATGGGGCCCAGTGGGCTCCCACGCACTCACCTCTGCAGTGTCTGTGGTAAGGGATTTGCACGCCGTGAGACCTTACGCAGGCATGACCGCATCCATACTGGAGAAAAGCCCCATCACTGCACTGTTTGTGGAAAGTATTTCAGAGAGGCTTTTCACCTTAGCAAGCATCAAACAGTCCACTCTGGGGCAAAGAATTACAAATGCAGCATTTGTGGCAAAGAGTTTGGTTACTCCCAGAGCCTGAGGAGGCACAGCAAACTCCACCAGAAAGGGGAGCTGGAAGAGGTGCCCACAACACCAGCTCCGGAGAACCTTAACAGCTTTAACCCAAACCCTCAATGTAGCGTGGCCCAAGAAAGGAGCCAGAACCAAGCACCAAGCACCTCCTCCTATTACTCCTACTCTCAAGATGTCAAGCCTCAAGACACCAACCCCCAGCCACagcctccacccccaccccaaccacaacccccacctccacctcgaCTGTACACCTGTGCTATATGTTGGAAGTCTTTCCGCCATCATTTCCATCTGACTGCTCACCACCAGACGGTTCATGAAGGCGGGGGTGAAAAGCTCTTCTGCTGTGAGGTATGTGGGAAAGCATTTGCCTACTCCAATAGCCTCACAAGACATAGGCAGTCACAGCATGGGATGACCCGTGCTGATACGTCTAACCCACAAGAAGGCAGTAGTGGGTCTGGAGACAACCGAGGTGGGAGTGATGTTAATCAGTCAACATCAGAGAGCGAGGCTGCCACCAATGTCCTGCTACAGCTGGCTCCTTCCACAGAGGGTCATGGAGGGCAGAGTCTCAGTGTTGTGACTCATAGCCACCAACAGGCACCCCCACAACCTCCAGGTGGTTACTCCCCTCTCTTTTATGATGCTGCAGCAGCCCAGCCTTCAGCCTCAAATGCTCCATCTTATTCGCAGCCTCTGCCTCCAAACTCCACAATCATGCCCCCACACCACCCACATTCCCCAGCTGGGGTGAAAGGAGAGCACATATACCCAGCTGGATCCCGTAGCCGTACCCTTCACACCACAGCCCCGTTCCAGCCCCTTACAGAACTGCCCTCTACTGAACATCATCATCtgcatcaccatcatcatcactcccaccatcatctccatcatcagTCAGACACCCAGTCCCACCAACACCTTGACTGCAGCAACCAGTTATCACACGATGATATGAGACGattcaagaagaaaaaaaaaaagtccgaCAGGAGAGATTGGAGGGAAAATAAATGGGAATCCCAAGATTTAGTCAGATATGATGGAagcaaaaagaagagaaagataaGTTGTACAATAAGAGGGCAGTTGAATAAAAAGCAAGGCTCTCTTCGTTTGACAATTAGGCGTGGAGGAGGATCAGGTGGTGGTGGGTACAAGCTTGTCAACACTGGGGGGATGAAGGTGCAGATCCTGTCATCTCTCAAAGTCCCTGTGAAACGTTTTGGCTGTCCTATATGCCCCAATTCTGTGTTTTCCCGCAAAGCGGGACTTCTAGTCCACATGGCAGTTAAACATTCACAAAAAGTCTCGACCACTCAGGAGCGACTGAGCTGCAGTGTATGTGGGAAGCAGTCTCACAGGCCCTTGGCGGCCTTCGTCCATCGGGCCTCCCATCGTGCCAAAGGGACTTTCTCCTGTCGACGCTGCTCTGCTCGCTTCTGGAATGCTACACTTCTCCACAGGCACAAGGTGTCCTGCCGCCGCAGGGCTAAAGGACTGCAGCGAGGTGATGATAAGATGCTTAGGCTTTCAAAAagaccaggagagagagaggccttcCAGGGTCAGGAGGAGATGCCACTCCTACAGGAACCATACAGATACTGA
- the si:dkeyp-69b9.6 gene encoding zinc finger protein 865 isoform X2 codes for MFQFGKYNLDIIEMLSGHQAHQFKGLGLDRQLQHQQQVQLHQHQLQQQQQQQAESSGALLSGLGLGPLQGSRGNAFSDSASIFAKMSAPPPPPLQQQPSSSQSSRSKSSKMSSSSSSHSSGYPQFLRSFHPSEAALAQEQLHPSVGRFEHFAGGSSSSGSAGGLGGLVTSAPPPPPPLHPGLSVPQASPGPSSSSPSPSTSVATSNNPSSSSAVSSLGHQLVGAQSDARSLHQQFSCMLAANQYFLSGVPANASLEQFLVQQGTHNHLGIGLSQTGGEPSTSLAPPPALHSSHSHSHSSSQPQQPPLQQQQLPPHALSHPHSHSHPHHPLHPGPQPSSLSGFDFQGIPVLSSNQIASLMQQEAGLPLHLPLHLSLCKDDGKGESTGGGSSSSGSHSSRRKKAMAGYLPQRKSENNSNSSSSHGHSSHSNPSASSNGGLSHGQPPALIGSGVGMSNMGGDPSSLLASSSSSSSVVSSSSSSAPSSTAASVLVTNDSHHSKSDNQGLLQPNPTESDTEPLYSCGECAKSFPHLSSLRRHLRMHEPTTAGSNNSTNTGPNPIHIKAQDQTQSDPSLPHSTQETIQPSSNSCSSPDKVFHCPDCSKAFKKKGHLLQHGVLHSTARPYGCSTCSRAFNRRESLTRHEKIHEEKPFRCPACGRAFRESTSLLNHAASGTCGKPGYHDDHRSQGNPSPCYSGASPCGSGMAGPALRKAPLAPTLHPHSQSHSQHHHPQQQPHLPLSSLLDDSEDDVTSSVNNAISAITAASNSGNRGDDRGDIIGGLLGGLGLGPLGAPSSTSGMDKNFRGAGSQEAMSSNPQNPTSKPKRPRKPRAKKDPAAGGQPPKRRQYTPRMGPSGLPRTHLCSVCGKGFARRETLRRHDRIHTGEKPHHCTVCGKYFREAFHLSKHQTVHSGAKNYKCSICGKEFGYSQSLRRHSKLHQKGELEEVPTTPAPENLNSFNPNPQCSVAQERSQNQAPSTSSYYSYSQDVKPQDTNPQPQPPPPPQPQPPPPPRLYTCAICWKSFRHHFHLTAHHQTVHEGGGEKLFCCEVCGKAFAYSNSLTRHRQSQHGMTRADTSNPQEGSSGSGDNRGGSDVNQSTSESEAATNVLLQLAPSTEGHGGQSLSVVTHSHQQAPPQPPGGYSPLFYDAAAAQPSASNAPSYSQPLPPNSTIMPPHHPHSPAGVKGEHIYPAGSRSRTLHTTAPFQPLTELPSTEHHHLHHHHHHSHHHLHHQSDTQSHQHLDCSNQLSHDDMRRFKKKKKKSDRRDWRENKWESQDLVRYDGSKKKRKISCTIRGQLNKKQGSLRLTIRRGGGSGGGGYKLVNTGGMKVQILSSLKVPVKRFGCPICPNSVFSRKAGLLVHMAVKHSQKVSTTQERLSCSVCGKQSHRPLAAFVHRASHRAKGTFSCRRCSARFWNATLLHRHKVSCRRRAKGLQRGDDKMLRLSKRPGEREAFQGQEEMPLLQEPYRY; via the exons ACAACAACAGCCTTCTTCATCTCAAAGCTCTCGTTCAAAGTCAAGCaagatgagcagcagcagctcaagcCATTCTTCAGGCTACCCACAGTTCCTGCGCTCTTTCCACCCGTCTGAGGCAGCACTAGCACAGGAGCAGTTACACCCAAGTGTAGGCCGCTTTGAGCACTTTGCTGGGGGAAGTAGCAGTAGTGGGAGTGCTGGGGGATTAGGAGGATTAGTAACATCAgcacctccaccccctcctcctctgcatccTGGCCTCTCTGTCCCCCAAGCATCACCtggtccctcctcctcctctccttctccttcaacCTCTGTGGCCACCTCTAATAACCCCTCTAGCAGCAGTGCAGTCAGCTCTTTGGGACACCAGTTAGTTGGGGCCCAGTCTGATGCACGGAGCCTTCACCAACAATTTAGTTGCATGTTAGCTGCTAATCAGTATTTCCTTTCTGGGGTCCCTGCTAATGCTAGTTTAGAGCAATTTCTTGTTCAACAGGGAACCCATAATCACTTAGGCATTGGTTTAAGTCAGACTGGTGGGGAACCTAGTACTAGCCTCGCTCCGCCTCCTGCTTTGCATTCCTCTCACTCACATAGCCACTCTTCTAGCCAGCCACAGCAGCctcccctgcagcagcagcagcttccaccTCACGCCCTTTCTCACCCTCACTCTCATTCTCATCCTCACCACCCGCTTCACCCAGGCCCCCAACCCTCATCACTCAGTGGCTTTGACTTTCAGGGCATCCCTGTACTTTCTTCAAATCAGATAGCTTCTCTAATGCAGCAGGAAGCAGGTTTGCCCCTCCATCTCCCCCTTCATTTATCCTTATGTAAGGACGATGGTAAAGGGGAAAGTACTGGAGGTGGAAGTAGTAGCAGTGGTAGCCACAGCAGTAGAAGAAAGAAAGCTATGGCTGGTTATTTGCCACAGAGAAAATCCGAAAACAATAGtaatagcagcagcagccacggGCACAGCAGCCACAGTAATCCCAGTGCTAGTAGTAATGGAGGACTAAGTCATGGTCAGCCACCAGCTTTAATTGGGAGTGGGGTTGGTATGTCAAATATGGGTGGAGACCCATCCTCCCTTCTtgcttcatcatcttcatcctcatccgtagtttcttcctcctcctcctctgcacccTCTTCCACTGCTGCCTCAGTACTGGTTACTAATGATTCTCACCATTCTAAATCTGATAACCAGGGCTTATTGCAGCCCAACCCCACAGAGTCAGACACAGAGCCCCTTTATAGCTGTGGGGAGTGTGCCAAAAGCTTTCCTCACCTTTCAAGCCTTCGCAGGCACTTACGCATGCATGAGCCAACCACAGCAGGTTCTAACAATAGTACCAATACTGGGCCAAACCCTATTCACATTAAAGCACAGGATCAAACACAGTCTGACCCAAGCCTTCCCCATTCGACCCAAGAAACTATCCAACCCTCATCCAATTCTTGTTCTAGCCCAGACAAAGTATTTCATTGCCCTGATTGTAGCAAAGCCTTTAAGAAAAAAGGGCACCTCCTGCAACATGGAGTTTTACACTCTACAGCCCGCCCATatggctgctccacctgctctcGGGCTTTTAATCGTAGAGAGTCACTGACACGCCATGAGAAGATACATGAGGAAAAGCCTTTCCGATGTCCCGCCTGTGGCCGTGCCTTCCGTGAGAGCACATCTCTTCTCAACCATGCTGCCTCAGGCACCTGCGGCAAGCCAG GCTACCATGATGACCACCGTTCTCAAGGTAATCCATCTCCATGCTACTCTGGTGCCTCCCCCTGTGGAAGTGGGATGGCGGGCCCAGCTCTGAGAAAGGCACCCTTGGCCCCAACACTGCATCCACATTCACAGAGCCACAGCCAGCACCACCATCCTCAGCAACAGCCCCACCTGCCCCTTTCTTCTCTACTGGATGACTCAGAGGATGATGTCACTAGCTCTGTCAATAATGCAATCTCTGCTATAACAGCAGCTAGTAACAGTGGAAATAGAGGGGATGATAGGGGAGACATCATAGGAGGTCTGCTAGGTGGTCTTGGTTTAGGTCCTTTGGGCGCACCTTCATCCACCTCTGGTATGGATAAGAATTTCAGAGGTGCAGGGAGCCAGGAGGCTATGAGCAGCAACCCACAGAATCCTACTTCCAAACCAAAACGTCCGCGTAAACCCAGAGCTAAGAAAGATCCTGCAGCTGGTGGACAGCCCCCCAAGCGTAGGCAGTACACCCCCAGAATGGGGCCCAGTGGGCTCCCACGCACTCACCTCTGCAGTGTCTGTGGTAAGGGATTTGCACGCCGTGAGACCTTACGCAGGCATGACCGCATCCATACTGGAGAAAAGCCCCATCACTGCACTGTTTGTGGAAAGTATTTCAGAGAGGCTTTTCACCTTAGCAAGCATCAAACAGTCCACTCTGGGGCAAAGAATTACAAATGCAGCATTTGTGGCAAAGAGTTTGGTTACTCCCAGAGCCTGAGGAGGCACAGCAAACTCCACCAGAAAGGGGAGCTGGAAGAGGTGCCCACAACACCAGCTCCGGAGAACCTTAACAGCTTTAACCCAAACCCTCAATGTAGCGTGGCCCAAGAAAGGAGCCAGAACCAAGCACCAAGCACCTCCTCCTATTACTCCTACTCTCAAGATGTCAAGCCTCAAGACACCAACCCCCAGCCACagcctccacccccaccccaaccacaacccccacctccacctcgaCTGTACACCTGTGCTATATGTTGGAAGTCTTTCCGCCATCATTTCCATCTGACTGCTCACCACCAGACGGTTCATGAAGGCGGGGGTGAAAAGCTCTTCTGCTGTGAGGTATGTGGGAAAGCATTTGCCTACTCCAATAGCCTCACAAGACATAGGCAGTCACAGCATGGGATGACCCGTGCTGATACGTCTAACCCACAAGAAGGCAGTAGTGGGTCTGGAGACAACCGAGGTGGGAGTGATGTTAATCAGTCAACATCAGAGAGCGAGGCTGCCACCAATGTCCTGCTACAGCTGGCTCCTTCCACAGAGGGTCATGGAGGGCAGAGTCTCAGTGTTGTGACTCATAGCCACCAACAGGCACCCCCACAACCTCCAGGTGGTTACTCCCCTCTCTTTTATGATGCTGCAGCAGCCCAGCCTTCAGCCTCAAATGCTCCATCTTATTCGCAGCCTCTGCCTCCAAACTCCACAATCATGCCCCCACACCACCCACATTCCCCAGCTGGGGTGAAAGGAGAGCACATATACCCAGCTGGATCCCGTAGCCGTACCCTTCACACCACAGCCCCGTTCCAGCCCCTTACAGAACTGCCCTCTACTGAACATCATCATCtgcatcaccatcatcatcactcccaccatcatctccatcatcagTCAGACACCCAGTCCCACCAACACCTTGACTGCAGCAACCAGTTATCACACGATGATATGAGACGattcaagaagaaaaaaaaaaagtccgaCAGGAGAGATTGGAGGGAAAATAAATGGGAATCCCAAGATTTAGTCAGATATGATGGAagcaaaaagaagagaaagataaGTTGTACAATAAGAGGGCAGTTGAATAAAAAGCAAGGCTCTCTTCGTTTGACAATTAGGCGTGGAGGAGGATCAGGTGGTGGTGGGTACAAGCTTGTCAACACTGGGGGGATGAAGGTGCAGATCCTGTCATCTCTCAAAGTCCCTGTGAAACGTTTTGGCTGTCCTATATGCCCCAATTCTGTGTTTTCCCGCAAAGCGGGACTTCTAGTCCACATGGCAGTTAAACATTCACAAAAAGTCTCGACCACTCAGGAGCGACTGAGCTGCAGTGTATGTGGGAAGCAGTCTCACAGGCCCTTGGCGGCCTTCGTCCATCGGGCCTCCCATCGTGCCAAAGGGACTTTCTCCTGTCGACGCTGCTCTGCTCGCTTCTGGAATGCTACACTTCTCCACAGGCACAAGGTGTCCTGCCGCCGCAGGGCTAAAGGACTGCAGCGAGGTGATGATAAGATGCTTAGGCTTTCAAAAagaccaggagagagagaggccttcCAGGGTCAGGAGGAGATGCCACTCCTACAGGAACCATACAGATACTGA